One Burkholderia vietnamiensis LMG 10929 genomic window carries:
- a CDS encoding CaiB/BaiF CoA transferase family protein — MQNPDSIFSEVKVVDFASYIAGPAATTILSDFGATVIKVEPPGTGDPYRNLYKLAPNPVCDTNYPWQLTNRNKQSLALDLKSPAAKDIVEKLVKWADVVVVNFPLSVRDKLGISYEALAPLNDRLIYADITGYGLKGPEANRPGFDVTTYWARSGLMEVTRDGDSPPAVPIPGIGDHATASTLFSAIVTGLYHREKTGKGSRVSTSLIAEGAWASALWTEGALNGAKFYGAHTRNAPLNALFNPYRTADNRWLLLMLLQANKEFPGLCKAMDLPSLLEDPRFADSEGRTKHATELVGILDKAFAGHSLEYWKKTFDEARVIYGVVQVADEVVKDEQMYANEVFVPLGEAGEKTTYTVNSPMQISGVDKVKPRRAPDLGEHSRDVLATLGYDANEIERLINDKVVAQLDQAAQSK, encoded by the coding sequence ATGCAGAACCCCGACAGCATTTTTTCTGAAGTCAAAGTCGTTGATTTCGCAAGCTATATCGCCGGTCCCGCGGCAACCACGATACTGTCCGATTTCGGTGCGACGGTTATCAAGGTAGAGCCGCCCGGCACCGGCGACCCCTATCGAAACCTCTACAAGCTGGCGCCGAACCCCGTCTGCGACACCAACTATCCCTGGCAGCTCACCAACCGCAACAAGCAGAGTCTTGCACTCGATCTCAAGTCTCCCGCAGCAAAAGACATTGTCGAAAAACTGGTCAAATGGGCCGATGTCGTCGTGGTCAATTTCCCGCTCAGCGTCCGCGACAAACTCGGCATCTCCTACGAAGCGCTCGCGCCGCTGAACGACCGTCTCATCTACGCGGACATCACCGGTTATGGCTTGAAAGGCCCCGAGGCCAACCGTCCCGGCTTCGACGTGACGACCTATTGGGCGCGCTCCGGGCTGATGGAAGTGACGCGCGACGGCGATAGCCCGCCCGCCGTTCCCATCCCCGGGATTGGCGATCACGCGACGGCCAGCACGCTGTTCTCGGCGATCGTGACGGGCCTTTATCATCGCGAGAAGACGGGCAAAGGCTCGCGCGTCTCCACCTCGCTCATTGCCGAAGGCGCATGGGCCTCGGCGCTCTGGACCGAGGGCGCGCTCAACGGCGCGAAGTTCTACGGCGCGCATACGCGCAATGCGCCGCTCAACGCGCTGTTCAATCCGTACCGCACCGCGGACAACCGCTGGCTGCTGCTGATGTTGCTCCAGGCGAACAAGGAATTCCCCGGCCTGTGCAAGGCAATGGATCTGCCGTCGCTGCTCGAAGACCCGCGCTTCGCGGACTCCGAGGGCCGCACCAAGCACGCCACCGAACTCGTCGGCATTCTCGACAAGGCATTCGCCGGCCATTCGCTCGAATACTGGAAAAAGACCTTTGACGAGGCGCGGGTCATTTACGGTGTCGTGCAAGTCGCCGACGAAGTCGTCAAGGACGAGCAGATGTACGCGAACGAGGTGTTCGTCCCGCTGGGCGAAGCCGGCGAGAAGACGACCTATACGGTCAATAGCCCGATGCAGATCTCTGGTGTCGACAAGGTGAAGCCGCGCCGCGCGCCGGATCTCGGCGAGCACAGCCGGGACGTGCTCGCAACGCTGGGCTACGACGCGAACGAGATCGAGCGGCTGATCAACGACAAGGTCGTCGCGCAACTGGATCAGGCCGCGCAATCGAAGTGA
- a CDS encoding electron transfer flavoprotein-ubiquinone oxidoreductase codes for MNEIDCRSARQAALVEQYGPRESMEYDVVIVGGGPAGLSAAIRLKQLAKEKGAEIGVCVLEKGSEIGAHILSGAVMDPGAISELIPDWAALGAPLDVEVTEDRFLFLSETDAKAVPSWALPSNFRNHGNYVISLGNVTRWLGTQAEGLGVEIFPGFPAAEILYNDDGSVKGVATGNMGVGKDGEPTENFQLGMELHAKYTLFAEGCRGHLGRQLISKFKLDANADPQAYGIGIKELWEIDPAKHKPGLVIHTAGWPLKSDTYGGSFLYHMDKNQVMVGFVVGLGYTNPYLSPFEEFQRYKTHPSIRTFLEGGKRVSYGARAITAGGLLSLPKTVFPGGALIGDDAGFLNASRIKGSHAAIKTGMLAAEAAFHAVQTGRRGDELSAYPNAFKRSWLHAELHRARNFKQWMAKGLYLGTLMVGIEQKLLGGNVPWTLHHKHADHEMLKPASQCTPIEYPKPDGKLTFDRLSSVFISNTNHEENQPAHLTLKDASVPVNVNLRTYAGPEGRFCPAAVYEFVKNDDGSDRLVINAQNCVHCKTCDIKDPTQNIVWVTPEGGGGPNYPNM; via the coding sequence ATGAACGAAATAGATTGCCGCTCGGCGCGCCAGGCCGCTCTCGTCGAACAGTATGGTCCGCGCGAATCGATGGAGTACGACGTCGTGATCGTCGGCGGCGGCCCGGCAGGGCTGTCGGCGGCGATCCGGCTCAAGCAGCTGGCCAAGGAGAAGGGCGCCGAGATCGGTGTGTGCGTGCTCGAGAAGGGTTCCGAGATCGGCGCGCACATTCTGTCGGGCGCCGTGATGGACCCGGGCGCGATCAGCGAGTTGATCCCCGACTGGGCGGCGCTGGGTGCGCCGCTCGACGTCGAGGTCACGGAAGATCGCTTCCTGTTCCTGAGCGAGACGGACGCCAAGGCCGTGCCGAGCTGGGCACTGCCGAGCAACTTCAGGAATCACGGCAACTACGTGATTTCGCTGGGCAACGTCACGCGCTGGCTCGGCACGCAGGCCGAAGGGCTCGGCGTCGAGATCTTCCCCGGCTTTCCGGCCGCGGAGATCCTCTACAACGACGACGGCTCGGTGAAGGGCGTCGCCACCGGCAACATGGGCGTGGGCAAGGACGGCGAGCCGACCGAGAACTTCCAGCTCGGCATGGAACTGCACGCGAAGTACACGCTGTTCGCCGAGGGTTGTCGCGGCCATCTCGGCCGCCAGCTGATCTCGAAGTTCAAGCTCGACGCGAACGCGGATCCGCAGGCGTACGGCATCGGCATCAAGGAGCTGTGGGAGATCGATCCGGCGAAGCACAAGCCGGGCCTCGTGATCCACACGGCCGGCTGGCCGCTGAAGTCGGACACCTACGGCGGTTCGTTCCTGTATCACATGGACAAGAACCAGGTCATGGTCGGTTTCGTGGTCGGCCTCGGCTACACGAACCCGTACCTGTCGCCGTTCGAGGAGTTCCAGCGCTACAAGACGCACCCGTCGATCCGTACGTTCCTCGAAGGCGGCAAGCGCGTGTCGTACGGCGCGCGCGCGATCACCGCGGGCGGGCTGCTGTCGTTGCCGAAGACGGTGTTCCCGGGCGGTGCGCTGATCGGCGACGACGCAGGCTTCCTGAACGCGTCGCGCATCAAGGGCAGCCACGCGGCGATCAAGACCGGCATGCTGGCGGCGGAAGCCGCGTTCCATGCAGTGCAGACGGGCCGCCGCGGCGACGAGCTCAGCGCGTATCCGAACGCATTCAAGCGATCCTGGCTGCATGCGGAGCTGCACCGCGCGCGCAACTTCAAGCAGTGGATGGCGAAGGGGCTGTACCTGGGCACGCTGATGGTCGGCATCGAGCAAAAGCTGTTGGGCGGCAACGTGCCATGGACGCTGCACCACAAGCATGCGGACCACGAGATGTTGAAGCCCGCGTCGCAATGCACGCCGATCGAGTATCCGAAGCCGGACGGCAAGCTGACGTTCGACAGGTTGTCGTCGGTGTTCATCTCGAACACGAACCACGAGGAGAACCAGCCGGCGCATCTGACGCTGAAGGACGCGAGCGTGCCGGTGAACGTGAACCTGCGCACCTACGCTGGGCCGGAGGGACGGTTCTGCCCGGCAGCGGTATACGAGTTCGTGAAGAACGACGACGGCAGCGACCGCCTCGTGATCAACGCGCAGAACTGCGTGCACTGCAAGACCTGCGACATCAAGGACCCGACGCAGAACATCGTGTGGGTCACGCCGGAAGGCGGTGGCGGGCCGAATTATCCGAACATGTGA
- a CDS encoding LysR family transcriptional regulator, protein MKMDFFAAIGIFVRVVESGSFTAAARQVNGSTAQISRAVAFLERQLGVRLLNRTTRHIGMTESGERYFKRAKSILADIEHASAEARNRLAKPYGKLRVHAMPSLGLRYLTSAMVQYQVSNPDVKIELTLSERFPNLIEDGIDVSLMATADLPTSSYVSKALGGNYSVLVASPDYVQRSGMPSTVTDLAAHSCLTLNAPNSAPEKWRLHGPDGEHAHLVQASPFQVNMPDAMRFALLAGAGIGPLTLHSAIDDLRRGTLVRVLPEYRVNALTVYALYTSKRYLDAKVSTFVQHLHGIALPAFEPLDTLVAANR, encoded by the coding sequence ATGAAGATGGATTTTTTCGCTGCAATTGGCATATTCGTACGCGTCGTGGAGTCGGGCAGCTTTACCGCCGCCGCCCGGCAAGTGAATGGCTCGACCGCCCAGATATCGCGCGCCGTCGCATTTCTTGAAAGACAGCTCGGGGTCCGCTTGCTCAACCGCACGACGCGTCACATCGGCATGACGGAAAGCGGCGAACGCTACTTCAAGCGCGCGAAATCGATTCTTGCGGACATCGAGCATGCGTCGGCCGAAGCGCGGAACCGGCTCGCAAAGCCGTACGGAAAGCTGCGGGTACACGCGATGCCGAGTCTCGGGTTACGTTACCTGACGTCCGCGATGGTTCAGTACCAGGTGTCGAATCCCGACGTCAAAATCGAACTGACGCTGTCGGAACGATTCCCGAACCTGATCGAGGACGGCATCGACGTCTCGCTGATGGCAACGGCCGACTTGCCGACTTCGAGCTATGTCTCGAAGGCGCTCGGCGGCAACTACAGCGTACTTGTCGCGTCGCCGGACTACGTGCAGAGAAGCGGCATGCCGTCGACGGTCACGGACCTCGCGGCACATAGCTGCCTCACCTTGAACGCGCCGAACTCGGCTCCCGAAAAATGGCGTCTGCACGGCCCGGACGGCGAGCATGCCCATCTGGTTCAGGCCTCGCCGTTTCAGGTCAACATGCCGGATGCCATGCGCTTCGCGCTGCTCGCGGGCGCCGGCATCGGCCCGCTGACGCTGCATTCGGCGATCGACGATCTTCGCCGCGGCACGCTGGTTCGGGTCCTGCCGGAATATCGCGTCAATGCGCTGACGGTGTATGCGCTCTATACGTCGAAGCGCTATCTGGATGCGAAGGTCAGCACCTTCGTTCAGCATCTGCACGGCATCGCCTTGCCCGCGTTCGAACCCCTCGACACGCTCGTCGCGGCGAATCGCTAA
- a CDS encoding AraC family transcriptional regulator, whose product MEEPAVDTPSVGCRPCRSTLHAIAFERSGKKTFDTVLDSFSTYPLATVPISVVNGFLAGAEREVVVRLAERSGIPAHLLEKPAARVTQQQFATLYRLLATELDDEMPGIFSRPLRSGLLKYLCLSLIDAPRLDVALNRIGQFFRLILDDFRLASWREGALACVEFIPDPDGRPVSALGSELMLKLVHGVASWLIGQKIALREVSFRFLRPTQSGDLLYLFPGPVRFGRDKTCLFFDAGYLDRPISRRKPDLEEFLRRAPEDWIFTSFAEQMACHRVRRLIENALPSMPTIETVARELHVSVRTLARRLADDGTSFQAIKDDVRRDVAIYRLTRSDDSIEAVSNSVGFDDPTAFYRAFRHWTGSTPATYRQQPWKARRQAG is encoded by the coding sequence ATGGAGGAGCCGGCCGTCGACACGCCATCCGTCGGCTGTCGACCATGCCGCAGCACCTTGCACGCCATCGCCTTCGAACGTAGTGGCAAGAAAACATTCGATACCGTGCTAGACAGCTTTTCGACCTATCCGCTGGCCACAGTCCCGATCTCGGTGGTCAACGGCTTTCTGGCCGGGGCCGAACGCGAAGTCGTCGTGCGCCTTGCCGAACGCTCCGGCATCCCGGCCCACCTATTGGAGAAGCCGGCCGCGCGCGTGACGCAGCAGCAGTTCGCGACGCTGTATCGCCTGCTGGCGACGGAGCTGGACGATGAAATGCCGGGCATTTTCAGTCGTCCCTTAAGAAGCGGGCTGTTGAAATATCTTTGCCTCAGTCTGATCGATGCACCCCGGCTCGATGTCGCGTTGAACCGTATCGGTCAGTTCTTTCGCCTGATACTCGACGATTTTCGCCTCGCGTCGTGGCGAGAGGGCGCGCTCGCCTGCGTCGAATTCATTCCTGATCCGGATGGTCGGCCGGTCAGCGCGCTGGGCAGCGAGCTGATGCTGAAGCTCGTCCATGGCGTCGCGTCATGGCTGATCGGGCAGAAGATCGCGCTGCGCGAAGTTTCATTCAGATTCCTTCGGCCGACGCAGTCGGGGGACTTGCTGTACCTGTTTCCCGGACCGGTGCGGTTCGGCAGGGACAAGACCTGCCTCTTCTTCGATGCCGGTTACCTCGATCGTCCGATTTCCCGACGAAAGCCGGATCTGGAGGAGTTCCTGCGCCGCGCGCCGGAAGACTGGATCTTCACTTCATTTGCCGAGCAGATGGCTTGTCATCGCGTTCGCCGGTTGATCGAGAATGCGTTGCCGAGCATGCCGACGATCGAGACGGTCGCGCGGGAATTGCACGTGTCGGTGCGTACGCTGGCACGACGCCTGGCGGACGACGGCACGAGTTTTCAAGCGATCAAGGACGACGTGCGGCGGGACGTTGCGATCTATCGGCTGACGCGCTCGGACGATTCGATCGAGGCCGTTTCCAATAGTGTCGGCTTCGACGATCCGACGGCGTTCTATCGCGCCTTCCGGCACTGGACAGGCAGCACGCCGGCGACATACCGCCAGCAGCCGTGGAAGGCCCGTCGGCAGGCCGGCTGA
- a CDS encoding LysR family transcriptional regulator, producing the protein MDLKAFRYFDEIVRQGNFGKAAKRLPLSQPALSKAIRLLEDELGVTLLERGRRGVAVKLTSAGEVVLQHARAILAERERMQFDLDALRDLDRGELRLGLPPVGSAELFAAPLAEFRERYPGVSIHLHEHGSAELEQAVRDGELELAATMLPVRTDLQAMFIRREPMVLAVPRGHALETHVRVHLHELNGVPFIALNEGFALTRRLREACIAQGFTINEVAHSAQPNFALALVAAGLGVTCLPRLVARRHGNAGVRLIDLDAPGLEWRVAIVWRKGTTLSWAARAWLDLIKPDDAGVPLD; encoded by the coding sequence ATGGACTTGAAGGCATTTCGCTATTTCGACGAGATCGTCAGGCAAGGGAATTTCGGCAAGGCAGCCAAGCGCCTTCCGCTGTCTCAACCGGCACTGAGCAAAGCGATTCGACTGCTGGAAGACGAACTGGGTGTCACGCTGCTCGAGCGCGGCAGACGCGGCGTCGCCGTCAAGCTCACGTCTGCCGGCGAAGTCGTTCTGCAACATGCGAGAGCCATCCTGGCAGAGCGCGAGCGGATGCAATTCGATCTCGACGCGCTGCGCGACCTCGATCGCGGCGAACTCCGTCTGGGACTGCCACCGGTCGGTAGCGCAGAGTTGTTTGCCGCTCCTTTGGCGGAATTCCGCGAGCGATATCCAGGCGTGTCGATTCATCTGCACGAACATGGCAGCGCCGAACTGGAGCAAGCCGTGCGAGACGGCGAACTCGAGCTCGCGGCAACGATGCTGCCGGTGCGCACCGATCTGCAAGCGATGTTCATCCGGCGCGAGCCGATGGTGCTCGCGGTACCTCGCGGCCATGCGCTCGAAACGCACGTCCGTGTCCACCTGCATGAGCTGAATGGCGTGCCGTTCATCGCGCTGAATGAAGGATTCGCATTGACGCGCAGGCTGCGCGAAGCGTGCATTGCCCAGGGTTTCACGATCAACGAAGTCGCGCATAGCGCCCAGCCGAATTTCGCACTTGCGCTCGTCGCGGCGGGTTTGGGCGTGACGTGTCTGCCGCGGCTGGTCGCGCGCCGACACGGCAACGCCGGCGTGCGCCTGATCGATCTGGATGCGCCCGGACTGGAATGGCGTGTCGCGATCGTGTGGCGCAAGGGCACGACGCTATCCTGGGCCGCACGTGCGTGGCTCGACCTCATCAAGCCGGACGATGCCGGAGTTCCCCTCGACTAG
- a CDS encoding acyl-CoA dehydrogenase — MSFVAPVKDILFVVNELAQLDRISALPGCEDATAETAQAVIEEAAKFSNEVVAPLNVLGDKHGNTWKDGVVNACPGFSDAFKLFAAGGWQGVKHPVDYEGQGLPKLIATPCAEMLNAASVAFALCPMLTDGAIEALLTAGSDEQKARYVPKMISGEWTGTMNLTEPQAGSDLSMVRSRAEPQQDGSYKVFGTKIFITWGEHDMTENIIHLVLARTPGAPEGVKGISLFVVPKFLVNEDGSLGARNDVQCVSIEHKLGIKGSPTAVLQFGDHGGATGYLVGEENRGLEYMFIMMNAARFAVGLQGVGISEAAYQKAVEYAKERVQSRPVDGSAKEAVTIIHHPDVRRMLGTMRALTDASRAIAYVAAAHNDIAHQHEDAATRAHHQAIYEFLVPIVKGWSTELSLEVTSLGVQVHGGMGFIEETGAAQFYRDSRILTIYEGTTAIQANDFVGRKTFRDGGVVAKFLLGEIAKTVEELSAHDGAAFASMRKHLEQGARSFEHAMEFVIANMKRDPNAVFIGSVLYLQLAGVVLGGWQMARAMLIAAKKLQEDQAFYGAKIAIGQFYAEFILPRALSYEASIVGAKGGEGVLALTEDQF; from the coding sequence ATGAGTTTTGTCGCACCGGTAAAAGATATTCTGTTCGTGGTCAACGAACTCGCCCAACTCGATCGAATCAGCGCACTCCCGGGGTGTGAGGACGCCACGGCCGAGACTGCACAGGCGGTTATCGAAGAGGCAGCGAAGTTCAGCAACGAGGTCGTCGCGCCGCTGAACGTGCTCGGCGACAAGCATGGCAATACGTGGAAGGACGGTGTGGTGAACGCGTGTCCCGGTTTCTCGGACGCCTTCAAGCTGTTCGCCGCCGGCGGCTGGCAGGGCGTCAAGCATCCGGTCGATTACGAAGGACAGGGGCTGCCCAAACTGATCGCGACGCCCTGCGCCGAAATGCTGAACGCGGCCAGCGTAGCGTTCGCGTTGTGCCCGATGCTCACCGACGGTGCGATCGAAGCGCTGCTCACGGCGGGCAGCGACGAACAGAAGGCGCGTTACGTGCCGAAGATGATCTCCGGCGAATGGACCGGCACGATGAACCTGACCGAGCCGCAGGCCGGCTCGGATCTGTCGATGGTGCGTTCGCGCGCCGAGCCGCAGCAGGACGGGTCGTACAAGGTGTTCGGCACCAAGATCTTCATCACCTGGGGCGAGCACGACATGACGGAGAACATCATTCATTTGGTGTTGGCCCGTACGCCCGGCGCACCGGAAGGGGTGAAGGGCATTTCGCTGTTCGTCGTGCCGAAGTTCCTCGTCAACGAAGACGGCTCGCTCGGCGCGCGCAACGACGTCCAGTGCGTGTCGATCGAACACAAGCTCGGCATCAAGGGCAGCCCGACCGCCGTGCTTCAGTTCGGCGATCATGGCGGCGCGACCGGCTATCTCGTCGGCGAGGAGAACCGCGGCCTCGAATACATGTTCATCATGATGAACGCCGCGCGTTTCGCCGTCGGCCTGCAAGGCGTGGGCATTTCCGAGGCCGCGTACCAGAAGGCCGTCGAATATGCGAAGGAGCGTGTCCAGAGCCGGCCGGTCGATGGCTCGGCGAAGGAGGCGGTGACGATCATCCATCACCCCGACGTGCGCCGCATGCTCGGGACGATGCGCGCGTTGACCGACGCGTCGCGTGCCATCGCATACGTGGCGGCCGCTCACAACGACATCGCGCATCAGCACGAGGATGCTGCCACCCGTGCGCATCATCAGGCGATTTACGAGTTCCTGGTTCCGATCGTCAAGGGCTGGAGCACCGAACTGTCGCTCGAAGTGACGAGCCTCGGCGTGCAGGTTCACGGCGGGATGGGTTTCATCGAGGAGACGGGCGCGGCACAGTTCTACCGCGACTCGCGCATTCTGACCATTTACGAAGGCACGACGGCGATCCAGGCGAACGATTTCGTCGGCCGCAAGACGTTCCGCGACGGCGGTGTCGTGGCGAAGTTCCTGCTGGGTGAAATCGCGAAGACGGTCGAGGAACTGTCGGCACACGACGGTGCGGCGTTCGCGTCGATGCGCAAGCATCTCGAGCAAGGCGCACGCTCGTTCGAGCATGCGATGGAATTCGTCATCGCGAACATGAAACGCGATCCCAATGCGGTCTTCATCGGCAGCGTGTTGTATCTGCAGCTGGCGGGCGTGGTTCTCGGCGGATGGCAAATGGCGCGAGCGATGCTGATCGCGGCGAAGAAGCTGCAGGAGGATCAGGCGTTCTACGGCGCGAAGATCGCCATCGGGCAGTTCTATGCAGAGTTCATTCTGCCGCGTGCGTTGTCGTATGAGGCGTCGATCGTCGGCGCCAAGGGCGGGGAGGGCGTGCTCGCCCTGACGGAGGACCAGTTCTGA
- a CDS encoding PucR family transcriptional regulator, translating to MRVIHVPSPSALLRQQIKTISDDLSTVIERTYAALGDIDGYEDLPISVKKDIVDSISISERLWFQSIVDGEFPDNESLKTFQDFGRRRVHQGISLQSLLRAFRMALREVWRACADLGSKHDILRDELLFEISPYLMDYFDHMSQLISSAYLDEQYRQARWQESLRYQLHDVVFSRSRDDDAFRKITKALGLDHAVPRIAVALASSALDGEPIQADRALDQIVQVTAGILKTSRDTLVDARHHDRLVIWVPSIQQESASASDRRVAEYMATLQERLPSVTSIGIGLAGVGAQGWAASADEAIRALDFGNRFAPDQKVHRYSDIVIEECIRGNDSALNYFLSLLNELSVESGATRTIEAFFTNRRRRKVTAAALDIHPNTLDHRLERVESILGAKLDDARWIAKLEIALKLRDGACALPA from the coding sequence ATGAGAGTGATACATGTTCCGTCGCCGTCTGCGTTATTGCGGCAACAGATCAAGACAATCTCCGACGATCTGTCGACGGTGATCGAGCGCACTTATGCAGCATTAGGCGATATCGACGGCTATGAGGATCTCCCCATCTCCGTGAAGAAAGACATCGTCGACTCCATATCGATTTCGGAGCGCCTGTGGTTCCAATCGATCGTCGATGGCGAGTTTCCCGACAATGAAAGTCTGAAGACGTTTCAGGACTTCGGACGACGAAGAGTTCATCAGGGCATTTCTCTGCAGTCGCTGCTGCGAGCCTTCCGGATGGCGCTTAGAGAGGTTTGGCGCGCATGCGCCGATCTGGGCAGCAAGCACGACATCTTGCGCGACGAACTGCTGTTCGAGATTTCGCCGTACCTGATGGATTACTTCGACCACATGTCGCAACTGATCTCCTCCGCCTATCTGGATGAGCAGTACCGGCAGGCGCGCTGGCAGGAATCGCTGCGCTACCAGTTGCACGACGTGGTGTTCAGCAGATCGCGCGACGACGATGCGTTTCGCAAGATCACCAAGGCGCTGGGCCTCGATCATGCCGTGCCGAGAATCGCGGTTGCGTTGGCGTCGTCGGCGCTGGACGGCGAGCCGATTCAGGCCGATCGCGCACTGGATCAGATCGTGCAAGTGACGGCGGGCATCCTCAAGACCTCGCGAGATACGCTGGTCGACGCCCGCCATCACGATCGCCTCGTCATCTGGGTTCCGTCGATACAGCAGGAATCCGCGAGCGCGAGCGACAGACGTGTCGCGGAATACATGGCGACACTGCAGGAACGATTGCCGTCCGTCACGTCGATCGGGATCGGCCTCGCCGGCGTCGGCGCACAAGGCTGGGCCGCATCGGCCGACGAGGCGATACGCGCGCTGGATTTCGGCAATCGCTTCGCGCCGGATCAGAAGGTGCATCGCTACTCGGACATCGTCATCGAGGAATGCATCCGAGGGAACGACAGCGCGCTGAATTACTTTCTTTCGCTGCTGAACGAACTGTCGGTCGAGTCGGGCGCGACCCGCACGATCGAGGCGTTCTTCACCAACAGACGGCGTCGGAAAGTGACGGCGGCCGCGCTCGACATCCATCCGAATACGCTCGACCATCGGCTCGAACGGGTGGAGAGCATTCTCGGCGCGAAGCTGGACGACGCGCGATGGATCGCCAAGCTCGAAATCGCACTGAAGTTGCGCGACGGGGCTTGCGCGTTGCCTGCGTGA
- a CDS encoding electron transfer flavoprotein subunit alpha/FixB family protein, with translation MTILVIAEHDNASIKAATLNTVAAAAKIGGDIHVLVAGHNAQAAADAAAKIAGVSKVLLADAPQLEAGLAENVEATALNIAKDYSHILAPATAYGKNVAPRIAAKLDVAQISDITAVDSADTFERPIYAGNAIATVQSSDPIKVITVRATGFDPVAAVGGSAAVEKIEAAADAGKSQFVSREVTKLDRPELTSAKIIVSGGRGLGSGENYTKVLEPLADKLSAALGASRAAVDAGYVPNDYQVGQTGKIVAPQLYIAVGISGAIQHLAGMKDSKVIVAINKDPEAPIFSVADYGLVGDLFTLVPELVSALG, from the coding sequence ATGACGATTCTGGTAATTGCAGAACACGACAACGCGTCGATCAAGGCCGCGACGCTGAACACGGTCGCAGCGGCAGCGAAGATCGGCGGTGACATTCACGTGCTGGTTGCGGGCCACAACGCGCAAGCAGCCGCCGACGCGGCAGCGAAGATCGCAGGCGTGTCGAAGGTGCTGCTGGCCGACGCGCCGCAGCTGGAAGCTGGCCTGGCGGAAAACGTCGAAGCCACCGCGCTGAACATCGCGAAGGATTACTCGCACATCCTGGCGCCGGCGACCGCGTACGGCAAGAACGTCGCGCCGCGCATCGCCGCGAAGCTGGACGTCGCGCAGATCTCGGACATCACGGCCGTCGATTCGGCCGATACGTTCGAACGTCCGATCTACGCAGGCAATGCGATCGCGACGGTGCAGTCGAGCGACCCGATCAAGGTCATCACGGTGCGCGCCACGGGTTTCGATCCGGTGGCGGCCGTTGGCGGCAGCGCAGCGGTCGAGAAGATCGAAGCGGCGGCGGACGCCGGCAAGTCGCAGTTCGTGAGCCGTGAAGTGACGAAGCTGGACCGTCCGGAACTCACCAGCGCGAAGATCATCGTGTCGGGCGGCCGCGGTCTGGGCAGCGGCGAGAACTACACGAAGGTGCTGGAGCCGCTGGCGGACAAGCTGTCGGCAGCACTCGGCGCTTCGCGCGCGGCGGTCGACGCCGGCTACGTGCCGAACGACTATCAGGTCGGCCAGACCGGCAAGATCGTCGCGCCGCAGCTGTACATCGCGGTCGGCATCTCGGGTGCGATCCAGCACTTGGCCGGCATGAAGGATTCGAAGGTGATCGTCGCGATCAACAAGGATCCGGAAGCGCCGATCTTCAGCGTGGCCGACTACGGCCTCGTCGGCGATCTGTTCACGCTCGTGCCGGAGCTCGTGAGCGCGCTGGGCTGA
- a CDS encoding electron transfer flavoprotein subunit beta/FixA family protein yields the protein MKILVAVKRVVDANVKVGVKSDNTGVDIANVKMSMNPFDEIAVEEAVRLKEAGVATEVVAVSVGVTQAQETLRTALAIGADRAILVESTDGVEPLAVAKILKALVDKEQPQLVILGKQAIDDDSNQTGQMLAALAGLPQATFASKVTVADGRATVAREVDGGAETLSLTLPAVVTTDLRLNEPRYVTLPNIMKAKKKPLETVKPEDLGVDVTPRLKTLKVAEPPKRAAGVKVPDVKTLVEKLKTEAKVL from the coding sequence TTGAAGATCCTTGTAGCAGTAAAGAGAGTCGTCGATGCAAACGTGAAGGTCGGCGTGAAGTCGGACAACACGGGCGTCGACATCGCGAACGTGAAGATGTCGATGAACCCGTTCGACGAAATCGCCGTTGAAGAGGCGGTGCGCCTGAAGGAAGCTGGCGTGGCGACCGAAGTGGTCGCGGTTTCGGTGGGCGTGACGCAGGCGCAGGAAACGCTGCGCACGGCGCTGGCGATCGGCGCGGACCGCGCGATCCTGGTCGAGTCGACCGACGGCGTCGAGCCGCTGGCCGTCGCGAAGATCCTGAAGGCGCTGGTCGACAAGGAGCAGCCGCAACTGGTGATCCTCGGCAAGCAGGCGATCGACGACGATTCGAACCAGACGGGCCAGATGCTGGCCGCGCTGGCAGGTCTGCCGCAGGCGACGTTCGCATCGAAGGTCACGGTCGCCGATGGCCGCGCCACGGTCGCGCGCGAAGTCGACGGCGGTGCGGAAACGCTGTCGCTGACGCTGCCGGCGGTCGTCACGACCGACCTGCGTCTGAACGAGCCTCGCTACGTGACGCTGCCGAACATCATGAAGGCGAAGAAGAAGCCGCTGGAAACGGTCAAGCCGGAAGACCTCGGCGTGGACGTGACGCCGCGTCTGAAGACGCTGAAGGTGGCCGAGCCGCCGAAGCGCGCGGCCGGCGTGAAGGTGCCGGACGTGAAGACGCTGGTCGAGAAGCTGAAGACCGAAGCCAAGGTGCTGTAA